A window of the Planococcus citri chromosome 4, ihPlaCitr1.1, whole genome shotgun sequence genome harbors these coding sequences:
- the LOC135843049 gene encoding inactive pancreatic lipase-related protein 1-like isoform X1 has translation MKSNAVLIISALISVSHGFETTDPFAKKDGITCEPKSTETITQPIPAEIAQCIFEDYAELGGFPNEAPWKSFFRPFPKPMSPKIIDAKIYLYTSKYPTQQFTVKLWKDISIEGSDFDPERPHTAFITHGFSSDGSVPWIHELKDAYLKQRDANVFIVDWGKGASHWNYLQVASNTRVVGAELKRFVKYLVEIWHLDPARIHFMGHSLGAHISAYASKGIPGVGQLTAFDPAQPGFEGSPAEVRLTKNDANFVDVIHTNIRPAPLLGFGLILPTGHVDYYMNGGALQPGCIVPAFQELNITSIKDISELPDNPDQILPMVYAHAKLISTWIACSHGKSYEYYTEALLNDYCTFWGRSTSYFGTVLDIATFGRATLTWEKFDKCTLDTCSPIGLFAEQHPARGAFSVGTSEASPYCQNDPKITQLMKELTQQRLEKPIEERNTGAKGGIKFLKDFFKPYF, from the exons ATGAAGAGTAATGCGGTTCTGATCATCAGCGCTTTAATTAGCG TCAGCCATGGTTTCGAAACAACTGAcccttttgcaaaaaaagatgGAATTACGTGCGAGCCAAAATCTACGGAAACCATTACTCAGCCAATTCCAGCTGAGATTGCACAATGTATTTTTGAAGACTACGCCGAATTAGGAGGGTTTCCCAATGAAGCTCCgtggaaatcattttttcgaccTTTTCCGAAGCCAATGAGTCCTAAAATCATTGatgcaaaaatatacttatatacGAG CAAATATCCCACTCAACAATTTACCGTCAAGCTATGGAAAGATATTTCAATCGAAGGATCAGATTTCGATCCAGAACGTCCTCACACCGCGTTCATAACTCACGGATTTTCCAGTGACGGAAGCGTGCCATGGATACATGAATTGAAGGATGCTTATCTTAAACAA AGAGATGCTAACGTATTTATCGTGGACTGGGGTAAAGGAGCTAGTCACTGGAATTACTTGCAAGTCGCCTCGAATACTCGCGTTGTTGGAGCTGAATTGAAAAG ATTTGTAAAATATCTCGTTGAAATTTGGCATCTGGATCCAGCGCGAATCCATTTTATGGGGCATAGTTTAGGAGCTCATATATCAGCATATGCCTCCAAAGGAATCCCTGGAGTTGGACAGTTGACAG CATTCGACCCAGCTCAACCAGGATTCGAAGGAAGTCCTGCAGAAGTCCGACTAACCAAAAATGATGCGAATTTCGTCGACGTAATTCACACTAATATTAGACCAGCACCACTTTTGGGATTCGGTTTAATTTTACCAACTG gACACGTTGATTATTACATGAACGGAGGAGCATTGCAGCCAGGTTGCATCGTACCAGCGTTTCAAGAATTGAACATCACAAGCATCAAAGATATATCCGAACTTCCTGACAACCCTGATCAAATTTTACCCATGGTGTATGCGCATGCCAAAC TCATTTCAACGTGGATAGCATGTTCGCATGGTAAATCGTACGAATACTACACCGAAGCATTGCTCAATGATTATTGTACGTTTTGGGGACGTTCAACAAGCTACTTCGGTACAGTTTTGGA TATCGCCACATTTGGCAGAGCAACCTTAACGTGGGAGAAATTCGATAAATGTACGTTGGATACGTGTAGTCCAATTGGTTTGTTTGCCGAACAGCATCCAGCCAGAGGAGCATTTTCTGTTGGTACTAGTGAAGCAAGTCCTTATTGCC aaaatgatccaaaaattacccaactaATGAAAGAATTAACGCAGCAAAGATTAGAAAAACCTATCGA agaaaggAATACCGGCGCCAAAGGAGGAATCAAGTTTCTTAAGGACTTCTTTAAACCTTATTTCTAA
- the LOC135843049 gene encoding inactive pancreatic lipase-related protein 1-like isoform X2: MKSNAVLIISALISVSHGFETTDPFAKKDGITCEPKSTETITQPIPAEIAQCIFEDYAELGGFPNEAPWKSFFRPFPKPMSPKIIDAKIYLYTSKYPTQQFTVKLWKDISIEGSDFDPERPHTAFITHGFSSDGSVPWIHELKDAYLKQRDANVFIVDWGKGASHWNYLQVASNTRVVGAELKRFVKYLVEIWHLDPARIHFMGHSLGAHISAYASKGIPGVGQLTAFDPAQPGFEGSPAEVRLTKNDANFVDVIHTNIRPAPLLGFGLILPTGHVDYYMNGGALQPGCIVPAFQELNITSIKDISELPDNPDQILPMVYAHAKLISTWIACSHGKSYEYYTEALLNDYCTFWGRSTSYFGTVLEKRS, translated from the exons ATGAAGAGTAATGCGGTTCTGATCATCAGCGCTTTAATTAGCG TCAGCCATGGTTTCGAAACAACTGAcccttttgcaaaaaaagatgGAATTACGTGCGAGCCAAAATCTACGGAAACCATTACTCAGCCAATTCCAGCTGAGATTGCACAATGTATTTTTGAAGACTACGCCGAATTAGGAGGGTTTCCCAATGAAGCTCCgtggaaatcattttttcgaccTTTTCCGAAGCCAATGAGTCCTAAAATCATTGatgcaaaaatatacttatatacGAG CAAATATCCCACTCAACAATTTACCGTCAAGCTATGGAAAGATATTTCAATCGAAGGATCAGATTTCGATCCAGAACGTCCTCACACCGCGTTCATAACTCACGGATTTTCCAGTGACGGAAGCGTGCCATGGATACATGAATTGAAGGATGCTTATCTTAAACAA AGAGATGCTAACGTATTTATCGTGGACTGGGGTAAAGGAGCTAGTCACTGGAATTACTTGCAAGTCGCCTCGAATACTCGCGTTGTTGGAGCTGAATTGAAAAG ATTTGTAAAATATCTCGTTGAAATTTGGCATCTGGATCCAGCGCGAATCCATTTTATGGGGCATAGTTTAGGAGCTCATATATCAGCATATGCCTCCAAAGGAATCCCTGGAGTTGGACAGTTGACAG CATTCGACCCAGCTCAACCAGGATTCGAAGGAAGTCCTGCAGAAGTCCGACTAACCAAAAATGATGCGAATTTCGTCGACGTAATTCACACTAATATTAGACCAGCACCACTTTTGGGATTCGGTTTAATTTTACCAACTG gACACGTTGATTATTACATGAACGGAGGAGCATTGCAGCCAGGTTGCATCGTACCAGCGTTTCAAGAATTGAACATCACAAGCATCAAAGATATATCCGAACTTCCTGACAACCCTGATCAAATTTTACCCATGGTGTATGCGCATGCCAAAC TCATTTCAACGTGGATAGCATGTTCGCATGGTAAATCGTACGAATACTACACCGAAGCATTGCTCAATGATTATTGTACGTTTTGGGGACGTTCAACAAGCTACTTCGGTACAGTTTTGGA gaaaaggtcgtaa